One Streptomyces lincolnensis genomic region harbors:
- a CDS encoding FHA domain-containing protein, whose protein sequence is MQIRLTVIDPLGPPDPVSGRAASCDVLVTAPAGTALAAVASALASAVSGGGTSRAGESERGGGQVVFHVAEERLDTQRCTLGEPPLIDGAVLSLGAPGEPEAHPELDDAPTQLHVIAGPDAGGVHLLHGGQIHIGRSADADVPLDDPDVSRLHCAVTVGADGRVSVADLDSTNGTTLDGTRVGTRPVRFTPGALLRIGESALRLAPTGGPGARVPTAPDGEGHVRVETVPDGEGSESGKEAGAGGRPGGTVTDGPAPTPATAPDRPSDRTHHTYGTAGWGTSAATSDAQGHGSAASAPVVPGQGGAPRIEARGARPAVPRQGYGTNTRTSTGSGDSGATHAGRFGVTGPSAPGGGPAAPRDGERTSGGSSATDPHGQALGGPTAADPSRPAPGSAPPAQPGRADDGADSAASAETGRRKGTPLRGTDVPQGVRKRGGLSAWARRLTGGRGEPDPAAAGAYDENGSGAHEEAAAAPPAAPSQAPETWPDPAALLLTALGPGPRLWERAPGHKEALTIRLGTADRAAPDGSGLLPAVPVTADLREAGALGLAGPRARLAGLARAAVAQLTALHSPDALEVVLISTDRSRPLQERTAEWSWLGWLPHVRPGHGQDCRLLLAYDREQATARTDELLRRLEDQLADAGGAARPERQTAVTPRPSARRPSWARDDDAEDPTGGFTGPYTVVVVDGDPGGAAVREAVARLALEGPRAGIHVVCLAETAPASPASPVTETYEAACAAVPAFRECGAVALLSGDVATALRLMRVARTGAEPAGTAGASAPADTLRSGPVGHGTVAAVDAVSLAWAERFARALAPLRTEGATGERHTRVSAPLPQAARLLDELGLARATPASLMARWADAADDTESLGGRARAVLGAGPRGPVCADLTAEGPHLLIEGPSGSGRTELLRALVASLAAAERPDRLSVVLMDGRDSVGTDGGGHGEGLRVCTDVPHVTTHLTANDPVRMREFAQSLSAELKRRAELLGRSDFAEWHTGREVSGRLVSQRSTAARGMSAGVGGDTTGDLDTPPSSTIRLRPAAARRRTETAPPLPRLVVVVDDLDALVSPALGSPGRPAAGSVIRALEAVARDGERLGVHLVAAATTGGRTAESELAKRACLRVTLDAPTPGPDEPAPGRGRLSWADGRTTPFQGGRVTGRIPRTATLRPTVVPLEWDRMGDPPARRPVRELGNGPTDLALLASALERAAREVSAAEVPSLL, encoded by the coding sequence ATGCAGATCCGGCTGACCGTCATAGACCCGCTGGGCCCCCCTGATCCGGTGTCGGGCCGGGCCGCGAGCTGTGACGTGCTGGTCACCGCGCCCGCGGGCACCGCCCTGGCCGCGGTCGCGTCGGCGCTCGCCTCGGCGGTCTCCGGCGGGGGCACCTCCCGCGCGGGCGAGTCCGAACGCGGCGGCGGACAGGTCGTGTTCCACGTCGCCGAGGAGCGCCTCGACACCCAGCGCTGCACCCTCGGCGAACCCCCGCTGATCGACGGCGCCGTGCTGTCCCTGGGCGCCCCGGGCGAGCCCGAGGCCCATCCCGAGCTCGACGACGCCCCCACCCAGCTCCATGTGATCGCCGGCCCCGACGCGGGCGGGGTGCATCTCCTGCACGGCGGCCAGATCCACATCGGCCGTTCCGCCGACGCCGACGTCCCGCTCGACGACCCGGACGTCTCCCGCCTGCACTGCGCGGTCACGGTCGGCGCCGACGGCCGCGTCTCGGTCGCCGACCTCGACTCCACCAACGGCACCACCCTGGACGGCACCCGCGTGGGCACCCGCCCGGTCCGCTTCACCCCGGGCGCGCTGCTCCGCATCGGCGAGTCGGCGCTACGGCTGGCGCCGACCGGGGGTCCGGGGGCCCGCGTGCCCACGGCGCCGGACGGCGAGGGGCACGTGCGCGTGGAGACGGTTCCGGACGGCGAGGGCAGCGAGAGCGGCAAGGAAGCCGGAGCGGGCGGCAGGCCCGGCGGCACCGTCACCGACGGCCCCGCGCCGACACCCGCCACCGCACCCGACCGCCCTTCGGACCGGACCCACCACACCTACGGCACCGCGGGCTGGGGCACCTCCGCGGCCACCTCCGACGCCCAGGGCCACGGCTCCGCCGCATCAGCGCCCGTCGTCCCGGGCCAGGGCGGCGCCCCGCGGATCGAGGCACGGGGCGCACGGCCGGCCGTACCCCGGCAGGGTTACGGCACCAACACCAGGACCAGCACCGGTTCCGGCGACAGCGGGGCGACCCACGCCGGCCGGTTCGGCGTGACCGGGCCGAGCGCACCCGGCGGCGGCCCAGCGGCTCCCAGGGACGGCGAACGGACGTCGGGCGGCTCTTCGGCGACCGACCCTCACGGCCAAGCACTCGGCGGCCCCACAGCGGCCGACCCGAGCCGACCGGCCCCCGGCAGTGCCCCACCCGCTCAGCCGGGCCGGGCCGACGACGGCGCGGACAGCGCGGCCTCCGCGGAGACCGGCCGGCGCAAAGGCACCCCGCTGCGGGGCACCGACGTACCGCAGGGCGTGCGCAAGCGCGGTGGGCTCTCGGCGTGGGCGCGACGGCTGACCGGCGGGCGCGGCGAGCCGGACCCGGCCGCCGCTGGGGCGTACGACGAGAACGGCAGCGGCGCGCACGAGGAGGCGGCGGCCGCACCCCCGGCCGCCCCGAGCCAGGCGCCCGAGACCTGGCCGGACCCGGCGGCCCTGTTGCTGACGGCCCTGGGCCCCGGACCGCGCCTGTGGGAACGCGCCCCGGGCCACAAGGAGGCGCTCACCATCCGGCTGGGCACCGCCGACCGTGCCGCGCCCGACGGCTCGGGTCTGCTGCCGGCCGTGCCCGTGACCGCGGATCTCCGTGAGGCCGGGGCGCTGGGGCTCGCCGGACCGCGCGCGCGGCTCGCCGGGCTGGCCCGCGCGGCCGTCGCCCAGCTCACCGCTCTGCACTCCCCGGACGCCCTGGAAGTCGTGCTGATCAGCACGGACCGTTCCCGCCCGCTCCAGGAGCGCACCGCCGAGTGGTCCTGGCTCGGCTGGCTCCCCCATGTCCGCCCGGGCCACGGCCAGGACTGCCGGCTGCTCCTCGCCTACGACCGCGAACAGGCCACGGCCCGCACCGACGAGCTCCTCCGCCGTCTGGAGGACCAGCTGGCGGACGCGGGAGGGGCGGCCCGGCCCGAGCGGCAGACCGCGGTCACCCCCCGCCCGTCGGCCAGGCGCCCCTCCTGGGCCAGGGACGACGACGCGGAGGACCCGACCGGGGGCTTCACGGGCCCGTACACCGTGGTCGTCGTGGACGGCGACCCCGGCGGCGCCGCCGTGCGGGAGGCGGTGGCGCGGCTGGCCCTGGAGGGCCCCCGGGCCGGGATCCATGTCGTGTGTCTCGCCGAGACCGCGCCCGCGTCACCCGCGTCACCGGTGACCGAGACGTACGAGGCGGCCTGCGCGGCGGTCCCGGCGTTCCGGGAGTGCGGTGCCGTGGCGCTGCTCAGCGGAGACGTGGCGACGGCCCTGCGCCTGATGCGGGTGGCCCGCACCGGCGCGGAGCCCGCCGGGACGGCCGGTGCGTCGGCCCCCGCCGACACCCTCCGCTCCGGCCCCGTCGGCCACGGCACCGTCGCCGCGGTGGACGCCGTCTCGCTCGCCTGGGCGGAGCGCTTCGCGCGGGCGCTGGCACCGCTGCGGACCGAGGGCGCCACCGGTGAGCGGCACACGCGCGTGTCGGCGCCGCTGCCCCAGGCGGCCCGGCTGCTGGACGAGTTGGGGCTGGCCCGGGCCACCCCGGCGTCCCTGATGGCCCGTTGGGCGGACGCGGCCGACGACACCGAGTCGCTGGGCGGCCGTGCCCGGGCGGTGCTCGGCGCCGGACCGCGCGGCCCGGTCTGCGCGGACCTCACGGCCGAGGGCCCGCATCTGCTGATCGAGGGCCCTTCGGGCAGCGGCCGTACCGAACTGCTGCGCGCCCTCGTCGCCTCGCTCGCCGCCGCCGAGCGCCCCGACCGGCTGAGCGTCGTGCTGATGGACGGCCGGGACAGCGTGGGCACGGACGGCGGCGGACACGGCGAGGGCCTGCGCGTCTGTACGGACGTACCGCATGTCACGACCCATCTCACTGCCAACGACCCGGTGCGCATGCGGGAGTTCGCCCAGTCCCTGAGCGCCGAGCTGAAGCGGCGCGCGGAGCTGCTCGGGCGGTCCGACTTCGCCGAATGGCACACCGGCCGTGAGGTCTCGGGCCGCCTGGTCTCCCAGCGGAGCACGGCGGCCCGCGGCATGTCCGCCGGCGTGGGCGGGGACACCACCGGTGACCTGGACACCCCGCCCAGCTCGACCATCCGGCTGCGCCCCGCGGCGGCCCGCCGCCGGACGGAGACGGCACCCCCGCTCCCCCGGCTGGTCGTGGTCGTGGACGACCTGGACGCCCTGGTCTCCCCCGCGCTGGGTTCCCCGGGCAGGCCCGCGGCGGGCTCGGTGATACGCGCGCTGGAGGCCGTGGCCCGCGACGGCGAGCGCCTCGGCGTGCACCTCGTCGCCGCGGCCACCACCGGGGGCCGTACGGCCGAGTCGGAGCTCGCCAAGCGCGCCTGCCTGCGTGTCACCCTCGACGCGCCGACCCCCGGCCCGGACGAACCGGCCCCCGGCCGCGGCCGCCTGTCCTGGGCCGACGGCCGTACGACCCCCTTCCAGGGCGGCCGTGTCACGGGCCGTATCCCCCGCACCGCGACCCTCCGCCCCACGGTGGTCCCCCTGGAGTGGGACCGTATGGGTGATCCTCCGGCCCGCCGCCCCGTACGGGAACTGGGCAACGGCCCGACCGACCTGGCCCTCCTGGCCAGCGCCCTGGAGCGCGCGGCGCGCGAGGTGTCGGCGGCGGAGGTACCGTCGCTGCTGTGA